A region from the Musa acuminata AAA Group cultivar baxijiao chromosome BXJ1-10, Cavendish_Baxijiao_AAA, whole genome shotgun sequence genome encodes:
- the LOC103968470 gene encoding E3 ubiquitin-protein ligase UPL1 isoform X2, with the protein MAGNRSNLPLRLQQILSGGRSVSPVLKLESEPPPKVKAFIDRVIKSPLHDIAIPLSGFRWEYNKGNFHHWRPLFMHFDTYFKTYLSCRKDLLLSDNIVEEDPFPKHSIMQILRVMQVILENCHNKSSFGGLEHFKLLLASTDPDILIATLETLSALVRINPSKMHLGGKLIGCGSTNSYLLSLAQGWGSKEEGLGLHSCVVANERNQHEGLCLFPSDLGDNCDGTQHRLGSTLHFEYNMGSSIGTEGTKPSNIHVIKIPDLHLRKEDDLGILKQCVDQFNVPPEHRFSLLTRIRFAHAFRSPRICRLYSRISILAFVVLVQSNDAHDELVSFFANEPEYTNELIRLVRSEDCVPGTIRALAMLALGAQLAAYASSHERARILSGSSIISAGGNRMMLLNVLQKAIVSLSNPSDPSTPVFVDALLQFFLLHVLSSSSSGSAIRGSGMVHPLLPLLQDSDPAHIHLVSSAVKTLQKLMEYSSQAVSLFKDLGGIELLAQRLQIEVHRIIGSGEGSSNTVICTDLGKSDADHMYLQKRLIKFLLKTLGSATYSPANATRAHNSHHNSLLSSLSLIFNNVNWFGGDIYFSAVSVMSEIIHKDPTCFPVLNELGVPESFLSSVNSGIIPSSKALICVPNGLGAICLNAKGLEAVKETAVLRFLVEAFTTRKYLVAMNEGVVLLANAVEELLRHVSSLRGAGVEIIIEIVNKLASMGEEKCKETADDMNENTAMETDLEEKANEGHDLVSAMDLAADSISDEQFEQLSIFHVMVLVHRTMENSETCRMFVEKGGIETLLRLLQRPSITQSSDGMPIALHSTVVFKGFTQHHSAPLAHAFSSSLRGHLMKALNEFSSVSGSLLQDTKSVQDNGIFSSLFVVEFLLFLAASKDNRWMSALLTEFGDSSKDVLEDIGRVHREVLWQIALLEDSKVERDYDSSSSDINVDPGMVDSEEQRIGSFRQYLDPLLRRRVSGWSIESQFSDLVSIYRDLGRAATGSHRHGIDGYSTLRVAPTTRSQPSNSLDTSSASKTEEDKQRSYYSLCHETMRSLCYHINHLFMELGKAMLLTLRRENNPVNVSPSIVSVVGTVASIVLGHLNFAGRVSAAMESEVSVSTKCRYLGKVIDFVSGILFDRPEISNPIMVKCFFGHGVIQAVLTTFEATSQLLFTINRMPASPMDMDDKCQKEEKEESDNSWISGPLASYGTLLDHLATSSSILSSSTKQLLEQPIANGSISFPQDAETFVKVLQSKVLKAVLPIWTHPHFAECNLEFITSMISIMKHVYIGVEVRNVSGNAGAHLPGPPPDESAISLIVEMGFSRARAEEALRQVGTNSVEIATDWLFSHPEEPQEDDELARAVAMSLGNSDTSLKEDEILNAGIFDQEEEAVQLPPVDEILSACIRLLQVNEPLAFPIRDLLVMICSQNDGEHRLKVLSYIIDHVKHCCVPSAPLSESMLSALFHVLALVLHEDFMAREIAFQAGLVKIALDLLSGWNLGSSDGEKSQVPKWVTACLLSVDQMLQVDPKMTPGAINLEQLKKDKHNSQNSVVIDENRKKDLQSSLGSTTGNLDIQDQRRLLEICCRCIQNQLPSETMHVVLQLCSTLTKVHTIAVSFLDSGGLHALLSLPSSSLFPGFNNVAAAIIRHILEDPHTLQQAMELEIRHSLIAATNRHSNARVSPRTFVQNLAIVISRDPVVFLKAAQAVCQIEMVGDRPNIVLLKDREKERSKAKDKEKTAEKDKVAASDGKTTGTEVVSVAAGSGHSKLPDLSVKNTKAHRKSPQSFTSVIEYLLDLIVKFVPPSEVNCHTDTVPGTPSLSDMDIDSTSAKGKEKVIAVSSEDGKITTQEALASLAKIAFIIKLLTEILLTYASSIHVLLRKDAELSSSRATSKGLSGNSSGGIFHHILHNFLPYPGIHKKDKKTDGDWRHKLATRANQFLVASSVRSTEGRRRIFSEISRVFNDLVDSSNNCRAADSHMHAFVDLLNDILAARSPTGSYISAEASVTFIDVGLVRSLSRTLQVLDLDHADSPKLIPGIIKVLELVTKEHVHSAYINSAKGDNSLKLASNEHQVGSSDFHGERFQALEMASQPDHTEVVADQREAVNGIQTSGNYHSDDMEHDRELDGNFAREAEDDFMHEASEDGTGLENGVSTVEIRFEIPQNAEDDMGDEDDDEDMSGDEGEVDEDDEDDEENNDLEEDEVHQMSHPDTDHDDHEIDDEEFDEDVLEEEDDDDDDDDGVILRLEEGFSGINVFDHIEVLGGDNFSVMPLDIFGSRRQGRTTSIYNLIGRTGDHGALHFDHPLLEEPSSFRQLVHQRQSENAVDIAYSDRNHESASYRMNAIFRTLRNGRHGHRFNMWLDDNHQRGTSSAPAVPQGIEELLVSQLRQPTVQISDQNIPTNSPQETHETSQLQMSEVEVREEAETRASDNNENITLPSRVIGGSGNASVGSTNGDIIQDAGVSATGEQVTEMQYERGDVIVRDVEAVSQASSGSGATLGESLRSLEVEIGSVDGHDDGDRPGPVDRLPLGDLQPPVRLRRSSGNPVPVSGRDTSLESVSEVPQHQDQETDRSAPHEEPQPNGNVETDTIDPTFLEALPEELRAEVLSSRQNQVAQTSSEQPQADGDIDPEFLAALPPDIREEVLAQQRAQRRQQAQQLEGQPVEMDAVSIIATLPSEIREEVLLTSPDTLLATLTPALVAEANLLRERFAHRHHSGTLFGMSSRNRRGESSRHGETIGSTLDRTVEAAARGTAVGKLIETDGIPLVDIDDLKAMIRLLRMVQPLYKGQLQRLLLNLCTHYETRTSLVKILMDMLMLELRGSINNSVDSAESPFRLYGCQSHVAYSRPQFNGGVPPLVSRRILETLTYLARNHPKVSKLLLHLELPCTPACLLETSVQARGKAVLMEEDKPEDERGAFAIVLLLRLLSQPLYMRSVAHLEQLLNLVEVIIVNGESDSGLSNKPGASLEQQSGSENTTQDAQVTADAVGSAAEEGVKSVQAKDSERASTSRADNVNSISDILLSIPEGELQLLCSLLAREGLSDNAYVLLAEVLKMMVASAPTYCRLFTTELVNAARSLSVCAMNELNLYEDAEKALLSSSSTNGTAILRVLQALSSLVTGLHEKAPDVLPEKGHTDALSHVWDINAALEPLWLELSNCISKIEISSETPSDMVSISGNLASTSTPLPAGAQNILPYIESFFVTCEKLRPGQCEVVQDFATTSDIEEATTPACGQKSSGACTSTDEKHVVFVRFLEKHRKLLNSFIRQNPGLLEKSFSLMLKVPRFIDFDNKRAHFRSKIRHQHDHHHSPVRISVRRAYILEDSYNQLRMRSPQDLKGKLTVHFQGEEGIDAGGLTREWYQLLSRVIFDKGALLFTTVGNESTFQPNPNSVYQTEHLSYFKFVGRVVGKALFDGQLLDVHFTRSFYKHILGVKVTYHDIEAVDPDYFKNLKWMLENDISDVLDLTFSMDADEEKLILYERAEVTDCELIPGGRNIRVTEENKHEYVDRVAEHLLTTAIRPQINAFMEGFNELIPRELISIFNDKELELLISGLPDIDLDDLRANTEYSGYSNASPVIQWFWEVIQGFSKEDKARFLQFVTGTSKVPLEGFSALQGISGSQRFQIHKAYGSPHHLPSAHTCFNQLDLPEYTSKEQLQERLLLAIHEANEGFGFG; encoded by the exons ATGGCGGGGAACCGGTCAAATCTGCCCTTGCGGCTGCAGCAGATCCTGTCCGGCGGGAGGTCCGTCTCGCCGGTCCTTAAATTGGAGTCCGAACCG CCTCCAAAGGTTAAAGCTTTCATTGATAGGGTGATCAAGAGCCCATTACACGATATAGCTATACCTCTTTCAGGCTTCCGTTGGGAGTACAATAAG GGAAATTTTCATCATTGGAGGCCGCTTTTTATGCATTTTGATACATACTTTAAGACGTATCTTTCTTGTAGGAAAGACCTCCTTTTATCTGACAATATCGTTGAGGAAGATCCATTTCCCAAACATTCCATTATGCAGATATTGAGAGTCATGCAAGTTATTTTGGAAAATTGCCACAACAAGAGTTCATTTGGAGGTCTAGAG CATTTCAAGCTTCTACTTGCATCCACAGATCCAGATATTCTTATAGCTACCTTGGAAACTCTTTCAGCTTTGGTGAGAATAAATCCATCCAAGATGCATTTGGGTGGGAAATTGATTGGCTGTGGCTCTACGAATAGCTATCTCCTGTCTCTAGCACAGGGATGGGGAAGCAAAGAAGAAGGCTTGGGTTTACACTCATGCGTAGTGGCAAACGAGAGGAACCAACATGAAGGACTGTGCTTGTTCCCTTCAGATCTTGGAGATAATTGTGATGGCACCCAGCATCGTCTGGGTTCAACTCTTCATTTTGAATACAATATGGGTTCTTCCATAGGTACTGAGGGAACTAAGCCATCCAATATACATGTTATAAAAATTCCAGATCTGCATCTAAGAAAGGAGGATGATCTGGGCATTTTGAAGCAGTGTGTCGACCAGTTCAATGTACCTCCAGAGCACAGATTCTCATTGCTTACAAGAATTAGGTTTGCACATGCTTTCCGCTCGCcgagaatttgtagactatatagCAGGATCAGCATTCTTGCATTTGTTGTTCTGGTACAATCAAATGATGCTCATGATGAACTTGTGTCTTTCTTTGCAAACGAGCCTGAATACACAAATGAGCTGATCAGGCTTGTTCGTTCTGAAGACTGTGTTCCAGGAACCATAAGAGCACTTGCTATGCTTGCATTAGGAGCACAGTTAGCAGCATATGCATCATCTCATGAACGGGCTAGAATATTGAGTGGTTCAAGTATTATATCTGCTGGTGGAAATCGGATGATGTTGCTAAATGTGCTACAGAAAGCTATTGTGTCACTTAGCAACCCCAGTGATCCATCTACTCCAGTATTTGTTGATGCTCTTCTGCAGTTTTTCTTACTTCATGTTCTATCATCTTCAAGTTCTGGTAGTGCTATAAGGGGGTCAGGAATGGTTCATCCTCTTCTACCCCTTCTGCAGGACTCTGATCCAGCACATATTCATCTCGTCTCCTCTGCAGTTAAAACCTTGCAAAAGCTGATGGAGTATAGTAGCCAAGCTGTATCACTATTTAAAGATTTAGGTGGGATTGAACTTTTGGCTCAGAGGCTACAGATTGAAGTTCATAGAATTATTGGCTCAGGAGAAGGCAGCAGTAACACAGTGATTTGCACCGATCTAGGAAAATCTGATGCAGATCATATGTACTTGCAGAAACGCCTCATCAAGTTTTTGCTTAAGACATTGGGTTCTGCTACATATTCCCCAGCAAATGCTACAAGGGCCCATAATTCCCACCATAATTCCTTGCTTTCTTCTTTATCTTTAATATTTAACAATGTGAACTGGTTTGGAGGGGACATATATTTTTCAGCAGTATCTGTTATGAGTGAAATCATTCACAAGGACCCCACATGCTTTCCTGTTCTGAATGAATTGGGTGTCCCAGAATCATTTTTATCATCAGTTAATTCTGGGATTATCCCTTCCTCAAAAGCACTTATATGTGTTCCTAATGGTCTTGGTGCCATCTGCCTTAACGCTAAAGGATTGGAGGCGGTTAAAGAAACTGCTGTACTGCGATTTCTGGTGGAGGCCTTCACAACAAGGAAATATTTGGTAGCAATGAATGAGGGTGTTGTTCTTTTAGCAAATGCTGTTGAGGAGCTTCTTCGGCATGTATCTTCGTTAAGAGGTGCTGGTGTTGAGATAATAATTGAAATTGTTAACAAGCTTGCTTCCATGGGAGAGGAGAAGTGCAAGGAAACTGCAGATGATATGAATGAGAACACTGCCATGGAAACTGATCTTGAAGAAAAGGCAAATGAGGGGCATGATTTGGTAAGTGCTATGGATTTGGCTGCAGATAGCATCAGCGATGAGCAGTTTGAGCAATTAAGCATTTTTCATGTGATGGTATTAGTTCATCGAACAATGGAAAATTCTGAAACTTGTAGAATGTTCGTAGAGAAGGGGGGCATAGAGACTTTGTTGAGACTTCTTCAACGACCTAGTATCACACAGTCATCTGATGGGATGCCAATTGCTCTGCATAGTACTGTGGTCTTCAAGGGCTTTACACAGCATCATTCTGCACCCCTTGCACATGCATTTTCTTCCTCTCTTAGGGGGCACTTGATGAAAGCCCTGAATGAATTTAGTTCAGTTTCTGGCTCGCTTTTGCAGGATACCAAGTCTGTGCAAGACAATggaattttctcttctctttttgttGTTGAGTTTCTCCTTTTCCTTGCTGCTTCTAAAGATAATCGTTGGATGAGTGCATTACTCACTGAATTTGGAGACTCTAGCAAGGATGTCCTAGAAGATATTGGACGAGTTCATCGTGAGGTGCTGTGGCAGATTGCCCTTCTTGAAGATTCAAAAGTTGAAAGAGATTATGATTCTTCTTCAAGTGACATAAATGTAGATCCTGGTATGGTCGATTCAGAAGAGCAACGGATTGGTTCTTTTAGGCAGTATCTTGATCCATTGCTGAGACGGAGAGTGTCTGGGTGGAGTATAGAGTCCCAATTTTCTGACCTCGTTAGTATATATCGTGACCTCGGCCGTGCTGCTACTGGTTCACATAGACATGGTATAGATGGCTATTCAACTTTGCGAGTTGCTCCTACTACCCGATCTCAGCCTTCTAATTCTTTAGACACAAGTTCTGCAAGCAAAACAGAAGAGGACAAGCAGAGATCTTATTATTCTTTATGCCATGAGACGATGAGGTCACTTTGTTATCATATTAACCATCTCTTTATGGAGCTGGGTAAAGCGATGTTGCTCACTTTGCGTCGTGAGAACAATCCTGTAAATGTTTCCCCTTCAATTGTGTCTGTTGTCGGCACAGTTGCTTCCATTGTGTTGGGACACTTGAATTTTGCGGGGCGTGTGAGTGCTGCTATGGAGAGTGAGGTTTCTGTTTCCACAAAATGTCGATACCTTGGCAAAGTTATTGATTTTGTTAGTGGAATTCTATTCGACAGGCCAGAAATATCGAACCCCATCATGGTAAAGTGCTTTTTTGGACATGGGGTCATTCAGGCTGTTTTAACCACTTTTGAAGCTACAAGCCAGTTGCTCTTCACGATCAACAGGATGCCAGCTTCCCCAATGGATATGGACGATAAATgccagaaagaagaaaaagaagaatcagATAATTCATGGATATCTGGTCCTTTAGCAAGCTATGGGACACTATTGGACCACTTAGCCACATCATCTTCCATCTTGTCTTCCTCAACAAAGCAGTTGCTTGAGCAACCTATTGCAAATGGAAGCATTTCATTTCCTCAAGATGCAGAGACATTTGTGAAGGTGCTTCAATCTAAGGTGTTAAAAGCTGTACTTCCTATTTGGACGCATCCTCACTTTGCTGAATGCAATTTGGAGTTTATTACGTCAATGATCTCTATTATGAAGCACGTCTACATTGGGGTTGAAGTTCGAAATGTCAGTGGCAATGCTGGAGCTCACTTACCTGGTCCCCCGCCTGATGAATCAGCTATTTCATTGATTGTAGAGATGGGTTTTTCTCGTGCTAGGGCAGAAGAAGCACTGAGACAGGTTGGCACGAATAGTGTTGAGATTGCAACTGATTGGCTATTTTCTCATCCAGAAGAACCACAAGAAGATGATGAACTTGCTCGAGCTGTTGCTATGTCCCTAGGGAACTCAGACACATCCTTGAAGGAAGATGAAATTTTAAATGCTGGTATTTTTGACCAAGAAGAGGAAGCTGTTCAATTACCTCCTGTTGATGAAATTTTATCGGCATGTATCAGACTCCTTCAGGTGAATGAACCTTTAGCATTTCCGATTAGGGACCTTCTTGTTATGATTTGTTCTCAAAATGATGGTGAACACCGACTGAAGGTCCTCTCTTATATCATTGATCATGTCAAGCATTGTTGTGTGCCATCAGCTCCGTTAAGTGAAAGTATGCTATCTGCATTATTTCATGTGCTTGCTTTAGTTCTCCATGAGGATTTTATGGCACGGGAAATTGCCTTTCAGGCTGGCCTGGTAAAGATTGCTTTAGACCTGCTTTCTGGATGGAATCTGGGCTCTTCTGATGGGGAGAAATCTCAAGTTCCAAAGTGGGTGACTGCATGTTTGCTTTCTGTTGATCAGATGCTTCAGGTGGATCCTAAGATGACTCCAGGAGCAATTAATTTGGAACAACTGAAAAAGGATAAACATAATTCCCAGAATTCAGTTGTGATTgatgagaatagaaagaaggatttACAGTCTTCTTTGGGATCAACTACTGGGAATTTGGATATTCAGGACCAGAGGAGGCTTTTGGAGATATGCTGCAGATGTATACAGAATCAATTACCTTCTGAGACAATGCATGTGGTGCTGCAGCTATGTTCTACATTAACTAAAGTTCATACAATTGCTGTTAGTTTTCTCGATTCTGGAGGTTTGCATGCATTGCTTAGTTTGCCTTCCAGCAGCTTATTCCCTGGATTCAATAACGTAGCAGCTGCCATCATCCGTCACATTTTGGAAGACCCGCATACTCTTCAGCAAGCCATGGAATTGGAGATACGTCATAGCCTCATTGCGGCCACAAATAGACATTCAAATGCCAGAGTTTCACCACGGACCTTTGTTCAAAACTTGGCTATTGTTATTTCCAGGGACCCTGTGGTGTTTCTGAAAGCTGCACAAGCTGTATGCCAGATTGAGATGGTAGGTGACAGACCTAATATTGTGCTGTTGAAAGATCGTGAGAAGGAAAGGTCCAAGGCAAAAGACAAGGAAAAAACAGCCGAGAAAGACAAAGTAGCAGCAAGCGATGGAAAGACTACTGGAACGGAAGTGGTCTCAGTGGCCGCAGGAAGTGGACATAGTAAACTACCAGACTTGAGTGTAAAGAACACCAAAGCTCATCGAAAATCTCCTCAGAGCTTTACAAGTGTAATTGAATATCTTTTGGATTTAATTGTGAAATTTGTCCCTCCTTCAGAAGTTAATTGCCATACTGATACAGTTCCTGGTACTCCCTCGTTATCAGACATGGATATTGATTCCACTTCAgctaaaggaaaagaaaaagttaTTGCTGTTTCATCTGAAGATGGCAAAATTACTACCCAGGAGGCTTTAGCCTCTCTTGCAAAAATTGCTTTTATTATCAAGTTATTGACAGAGATACTTCTGACGTATGCTTCATCAATTCATGTATTGCTTAGAAAAGATGCTGAACTCAGTAGTTCGCGTGCAACTTCAAAAGGTTTATCTGGCAATAGCAGTGGGGGAATTTTTCATCACATTCTTCACAATTTTCTCCCATATCCAGGAATCCACAAAAAGGATAAGAAAACTGATGGAGATTGGAGGCATAAGTTAGCTACCAGAGCAAACCAGTTTTTGGTGGCATCATCTGTTCGTTCAACAGAAGGACGCAGAAGGATTTTTTCTGAAATTAGTCGTGTGTTTAATGACCTTGTTGACTCATCTAATAATTGTAGAGCAGCTGATTCCCATATGCATGCCTTTGTTGATCTACTTAATGATATCCTTGCTGCTCGTTCACCAACTGGTTCATATATTTCAGCAGAAGCTTCAGTTACGTTTATTGATGTTGGGCTTGTTCGCTCTCTAAGTCGGACTCTTCAAGTTCTGGACTTGGACCATGCTGATTCACCAAAGCTTATCCCAGGGATTATCAAGGTGTTGGAGTTGGTGACCAAAGAACATGTGCATTCTGCGTACATTAACTCTGCAAAGGGGGACAACTCTCTGAAGCTTGCTTCTAATGAGCATCAAGTCGGTTCTTCTGATTTTCATGGCGAAAGGTTTCAGGCCCTAGAAATGGCATCACAACCTGACCATACCGAAGTGGTGGCTGACCAGCGGGAAGCTGTTAATGGTATCCAAACTTCAGGCAATTATCATTCTGATGATATGGAACATGACCGGGAATTGGATGGAAATTTTGCTCGTGAAGCTGAAGATGATTTCATGCATGAAGCATCTGAGGATGGTACTGGCCTGGAGAATGGTGTTTCAACTGTGGAAATCAGATTTGAAATACCACAGAATGCGGAAGATGATATGGGTGATGAAGATGACGATGAAGATATGTCAGGGGATGAAGGAGAAGTTGATGAAGACGATGAGGATGATGAAGAAAATAATGATTTGGAAGAAGATGAAGTTCATCAAATGTCTCATCCTGACACAGATCATGATGACCATGAAATTGATGATGAAGAGTTTGATGAAGATGTcttggaagaagaggatgatgacgacgacgacgatgatggtGTGATACTCAGGTtggaggagggattcagtggaatAAATGTTTTTGACCACATTGAAGTCCTTGGTGGTGACAATTTTTCTGTGATGCCTCTTGACATATTTGGCTCTAGACGTCAAGGACGGACAACATCCATTTACAATCTTATTGGAAGAACTGGTGATCATGGTGCTCTTCATTTTGATCATCCATTGTTGGAGGAACCTTCTTCCTTTAGACAGCTTGTTCACCAAAGACAATCAG AGAATGCAGTGGATATAGCTTACTCAGATAGGAATCACGAGAGTGCTTCTTATAGAATGAATGCTATCTTCCGGACATTGAGAAATGGGCGGCATGGGCATCGTTTTAATATGTGGCTAGATGATAATCATCAACGTGGTACATCTAGTGCTCCTGCAGTGCCACAAGGCATTGAAGAACTACTTGTTTCCCAATTAAGGCAGCCTACTGTCCAAATTTCTGACCAAAATATACCCACTAACAGTCCACAGGAAACCCATGAAACCAGCCAGTTACAGATGTCAGAAGTGGAAGTTAGAGAAGAAGCGGAAACAAGAGCTTCTGACAATAATGAGAATATTACTCTTCCTTCACGAGTGATAGGTGGTTCTGGAAATGCCAGTGTTGGATCCACAAATGGTGATATAATTCAAGATGCAGGTGTATCTGCTACAGGTGAGCAAGTGACAGAGATGCAGTATGAACGAGGTGATGTAATTGTACGAGATGTTGAAGCAGTGAGCCAAGCAAGCAGTGGCAGTGGGGCAACTTTAGGGGAAAGCCTTCGCAGTTTGGAAGTGGAAATAGGGAGTGTTGATGGACACGATGATGGAGACAGGCCAGGTCCTGTGGATAGGCTTCCTTTGGGTGATTTGCAGCCACCTGTTCGGCTGAGAAGGTCTTCTGGAAATCCCGTGCCAGTAAGTGGTCGTGATACGTCACTGGAAAGCGTTAGTGAGGTCCCACAACATCAGGACCAAGAAACTGATCGGAGTGCTCCACATGAGGAGCCACAACCCAATGGAAACGTTGAGACAGACACAATCGACCCTACATTTTTGGAGGCTCTTCCTGAGGAATTACGAGCTGAAGTCCTTTCATCACGGCAAAATCAGGTGGCACAGACTTCGAGCGAGCAACCTCAAGCTGATGGAGATATAGATCCTGAATTTCTTGCTGCACTTCCACCTGATATACGGGAAGAGGTCCTAGCACAACAACGTGCTCAAAGGCGACAGCAAGCACAACAATTGGAAGGTCAACCAGTTGAGATGGATGCTGTTTCAATAATTGCTACACTTCCTTCAGAAATTCGGGAAGAG GTGCTTTTAACATCACCAGATACACTCTTGGCTACATTGACTCCTGCACTTGTTGCTGAAGCAAACCTGTTGCGTGAAAGGTTTGCTCATCGTCACCACAGTGGCACACTTTTTGGCATGAGTTCTAGAAATCGTCGGGGTGAGTCTTCTAGGCATGGTGAAACTATTGGTTCCACACTAGATAGAACTGTTGAGGCTGCTGCTCGGGGAACTGCAGTTGGCAAACTGATTGAAACAGACGGTATCCCTCTAGTTGATATAGATGATCTAAAAGCAATGATCAGACTGCTGCGTATGGTTCAG CCATTGTATAAGGGTCAGCTACAGAGGCTTCTCTTGAATCTATGCACCCATTATGAAACAAGAACTTCACTGGTGAAAATTTTAATGGATATGTTAATGCTTGAACTACGGGGATCCATTAACAATTCAGTTGACTCTGCTGAATCACCATTTCGATTGTATGGTTGCCAGAGTCATGTCGCGTACTCCCGTCCTCAATTTAATGGCG GAGTGCCCCCCCTAGTGTCTCGTCGTATTTTGGAAACTCTGACTTACTTGGCGCGAAACCATCCGAAGGTGTCTAAACTGTTACTCCATCTTGAATTGCCATGTACACCTGCATGCCTTTTGGAAACATCTGTTCAGGCACGTGGGAAAGCTGTTCTCATGGAAGAAGATAAACCTGAAGATGAAAGAGGTGCTTTTGCCATTGTGTTGCTTCTACGTCTTCTGAGTCAACCATTGTACATGAGGAGTGTCGCTCATCTAGAACAG TTGTTAAACCTTGTTGAAGTTATTATTGTAAATGGTGAAAGTGACTCTGGCCTATCCAACAAACCTGGAGCTTCTCTTGAACAACAATCTGGTTCTGAAAACACCACGCAAGATGCACAGGTTACTGCTGATGCTGTTGGATCTGCTGCTGAAGAGGGTGTTAAATCTGTACAGGCCAAAGACTCTGAAAGGGCTTCTACTTCACGTGCAGACAATGTGAACAGTATAAGTGACATTCTATTGAGCATTCCAGAGGGAGAACTGCAACTTTTATGCTCATTGCTTGCACGTGAAGG ATTGTCAGATAATGCATATGTTCTTTTGGCTGAAGTATTAAAAATGATGGTAGCCAGTGCTCCTACGTATTGTCGTTTGTTCACTACGGAGCTTGTCAATGCTGCGCGAAGTTTGAGTGTCTGTGCAATGAATGAACTGAACTTATATGAGGATGCTGAAAAAGCTCTTCTCAGTTCATCTTCTACCAATGGAACCGCAATCTTGAGAGTTCTGCAGGCCTTGAGTTCTCTTGTCACTGGATTGCATGAAAAGGCTCCTGATGTGCTCCCCGAGAAAGGCCATACTGATGCGCTTTCTCATGTATGGGACATAAATGCTGCACTTGAACCTTTGTGGTTAGAGTTGAGCAACTgcataagcaaaatagagattTCTTCAGAAACCCCATCAGATATGGTTTCTATTTCAGGAAATTTGGCATCCACAAGTACACCACTGCCAGCTGGTGCCCAAAACATCTTGCCATACATTGAGTCATTCTTTGTGACATGTGAAAAATTACGTCCTGGGCAATGTGAAGTAGTTCAGGATTTTGCTACTACAAGTGACATTGAAGAGGCAACAACACCAGCTTGTGGGCAGAAGTCATCTGGGGCATGTACAAGCACTGATGAAAAACATGTTGTTTTTGTTAGGTTTTTAGAGAAACATAGGAAATTGTTAAACTCATTCATTCGGCAGAATCCTGGTTTGCTTGAGAAGTCATTTTCTCTCATGCTCAAGGTTCCACGCTTCATTGATTTTGACAATAAACGTGCTCATTTTCGGTCAAAAATAAGGCATCAACATGACCATCATCACAGTCCAGTCAGAATTTCAGTGAGAAGAGCCTACATACTGGAGGACTCCTATAATCAATTGCGAATGCGATCACCACAAGATCTGAAGGGAAAATTGACTGTTCATTTTCAAGGTGAAGAAGGTATTGATGCTGGTGGGCTTACTCGAGAATGGTATCAGTTGCTTTCACGAGTAATTTTTGATAAGGGTGCTCTGCTTTTTACAACTGTTGGCAATGAATCGACATTCCAGCCAAATCCCAATTCAGTTTACCAGACAGAACATCTTTCATACTTCAAGTTTGTTGGACGAGTG GTTGGTAAAGCACTCTTTGATGGTCAGCTCCTGGATGTCCATTTCACCCGCTCATTCTACAAACACATTCTTGGTGTGAAGGTTACGTATCATGACATTGAGGCTGTTGATCCTGATTACTTTAAGAACCTGAAGTGGATGCTTGAG AATGATATAAGTGATGTTTTGGACCTTACTTTTAGCATGGATGCTGATGAGGAAAAGCTGATACTGTATGAAAGGGCAGAG GTAACTGATTGTGAGTTGATTCCTGGTGGGCGAAATATCAGGGTCACCGAAGAAAACAAACATGAATACGTTGATCGTGTAGCAGAACATTTGCTAACAACTGCAATTAGGCCTCAGATCAATGCTTTTATGGAAGGCTTTAATGAATTGATTCCTCGGGAGTTGATatctattttcaatgataaagaGCTGGAATTATTAATAAGTGGACTTCCAGATATAGACT TGGATGACTTGAGAGCAAATACTGAATATTCTGGCTACAGTAATGCATCCCCTGTAATTCAGTGGTTCTGGGAAGTCATTCAGGGCTTCAGCAAGGAGGATAAAGCTCGATTCCTGCAATTTGTGACAGGCACCTCCAAG